A part of Candidatus Electrothrix aestuarii genomic DNA contains:
- a CDS encoding CdaR family protein, with product MAKLVRNWTKNINYKDLLLKLLSLALGILVWFLAVGTDQMDVNLNVPIEVLNLPKNLIIYNQYQKEVSVVLRGPRGIIQEVRNRPPSLSLDLSGVKPDTIVLNTENLNFPLPSGISILRMQPASITLSVDELVEQQIPITAVTEGSVDEGFLLKEVSLNPDKILVSGPASLISQTQSLKTYVINLSGLNHSATLPVHLDLSPEFMELIGETTVVAKLVVGDKFIKKKIRHIPINIRESEQEVRVSPNAITVIADIPEKLISETPVLSMLFRASVNAGPGEFPRTVPITVTGVTVPNHDPIQIISHTPTEVKVSLVEKKESAENK from the coding sequence ATGGCTAAACTCGTACGCAATTGGACAAAAAATATAAATTATAAAGACCTTCTCCTGAAGCTGCTTTCTCTGGCTCTCGGCATACTGGTCTGGTTCCTTGCTGTGGGAACTGACCAGATGGATGTAAATTTGAATGTGCCTATAGAGGTCCTTAACCTCCCGAAGAATCTCATTATTTACAATCAGTATCAAAAGGAAGTTTCTGTTGTTCTCCGTGGTCCACGAGGGATTATCCAGGAGGTACGTAATCGTCCTCCTTCCCTATCCCTTGACCTCTCCGGGGTAAAGCCTGACACCATTGTCCTCAACACTGAGAATCTCAACTTTCCCCTGCCCAGCGGTATCTCAATCTTAAGGATGCAACCGGCCAGTATAACTCTGTCCGTTGACGAGCTGGTTGAGCAGCAAATCCCTATTACTGCCGTGACAGAAGGCAGTGTGGATGAGGGCTTTCTCTTAAAAGAGGTTAGTCTCAATCCTGATAAAATCCTTGTTTCCGGGCCAGCAAGCCTTATCAGCCAGACCCAAAGCCTGAAAACCTATGTAATTAATCTCAGTGGACTGAATCACTCCGCTACCCTGCCAGTCCATCTTGACCTTTCTCCCGAATTTATGGAACTAATCGGCGAGACAACCGTTGTTGCCAAATTGGTCGTAGGAGATAAATTTATAAAAAAGAAAATCCGTCATATCCCAATAAATATCCGTGAAAGTGAGCAGGAGGTTCGGGTCAGTCCCAATGCGATCACGGTGATTGCTGATATCCCTGAAAAACTGATCAGTGAAACACCGGTGCTTTCCATGCTCTTCCGCGCCTCAGTCAATGCCGGACCTGGAGAATTCCCCCGTACCGTACCGATTACGGTCACAGGGGTCACAGTACCGAACCATGATCCTATTCAGATAATTTCTCATACCCCTACTGAGGTGAAAGTTTCCCTTGTAGAAAAAAAAGAATCAGCAGAAAATAAATAA
- the glmM gene encoding phosphoglucosamine mutase: MRQLFGTDGVRGVANTYPMTTEIAMQLGRAIAFIVKNNTKRHHIVVGKDTRVSGYMIENALAAGICSMGVDVQLLGPLPTPGIAFITTSMRADAGVVISASHNPFQDNGIKIFSRDGFKLPDETELDIEDLIFSQKMAALRPVADEVGKAARIDDARGRYIVFLKHTFPDQYTLDDFHIVLDCAHGATYKVAPYVFAELGAKVTCIGVEPDGKNINHNCGALHPEVMAEKVKQLGADIGLALDGDGDRLIVCDEKGAIVDGDHIMAICASDLISRRKLKKKTLVATVMSNMGLEKVMTELGGQLIRANVGDRYVVETMRAKGYNFGGEQSGHLVFLDHNTTGDGILAALQLLAIMIKKRKPLSELADIMTSYPQVLENVRMSSKIAPEQIQGFPEALQAAEEQLGQRGRILVRPSGTEPVIRVMVEGEDEKEISNIALELCDLVRRADRV, encoded by the coding sequence ATGCGACAACTCTTTGGCACTGACGGCGTGCGCGGGGTAGCCAATACCTACCCCATGACTACAGAAATAGCTATGCAGCTGGGCAGGGCGATTGCCTTTATCGTAAAAAACAATACCAAGCGGCATCATATCGTTGTTGGCAAAGACACAAGAGTTTCCGGCTATATGATTGAGAACGCTCTGGCTGCGGGGATTTGCTCTATGGGGGTTGATGTGCAGCTACTGGGCCCCCTGCCCACCCCAGGCATCGCCTTTATCACTACCTCCATGCGGGCGGATGCAGGCGTGGTGATTTCTGCCTCCCATAATCCTTTTCAGGATAACGGAATTAAAATTTTCTCCCGGGATGGCTTCAAGCTGCCTGATGAAACAGAGCTGGATATTGAAGACCTGATTTTCTCCCAAAAGATGGCAGCTCTTCGACCTGTAGCCGATGAAGTGGGCAAGGCTGCCCGCATTGACGATGCACGGGGCCGTTATATAGTTTTTCTCAAACATACCTTTCCTGACCAATACACCCTGGATGATTTCCATATTGTTCTGGATTGTGCGCACGGTGCTACCTACAAGGTGGCTCCCTATGTCTTTGCTGAGCTCGGCGCCAAGGTGACCTGCATCGGTGTTGAACCTGACGGAAAAAATATCAACCATAATTGCGGGGCACTTCATCCTGAGGTCATGGCGGAAAAAGTCAAACAGCTTGGCGCGGATATCGGCTTGGCCTTGGATGGTGACGGAGACCGCCTCATCGTCTGTGATGAAAAAGGAGCCATTGTTGATGGCGACCATATCATGGCCATATGCGCTTCGGATCTGATCAGCCGCAGGAAATTAAAAAAGAAGACCTTGGTCGCCACTGTGATGAGCAATATGGGACTGGAAAAGGTCATGACTGAGCTGGGTGGGCAATTGATCCGGGCCAATGTAGGGGATCGCTACGTGGTGGAAACCATGCGAGCCAAGGGATATAATTTTGGCGGAGAGCAATCCGGCCATCTGGTTTTTCTTGATCATAATACGACGGGCGATGGCATCCTTGCTGCCCTCCAATTACTGGCTATTATGATTAAGAAGCGGAAGCCCTTATCTGAGCTGGCAGATATTATGACCTCTTACCCCCAGGTCCTGGAGAATGTACGCATGTCCAGCAAGATTGCACCGGAACAGATCCAGGGATTTCCCGAGGCCTTACAGGCCGCTGAGGAGCAGCTCGGTCAGCGGGGACGCATTTTGGTACGACCTTCTGGCACTGAACCAGTTATCCGAGTTATGGTAGAAGGAGAAGATGAAAAAGAAATATCCAATATTGCATTGGAGCTCTGTGACCTTGTTCGGCGTGCTGACCGAGTATGA
- the rhlP gene encoding rhombotarget lipoprotein (RhlP (RHombo-target LipoProtein) is a family of predicted lipoproteins that, in general, co-occurs with a form of rhombosortase, and that has an apparent cleavage site for that enzyme, a GlyGly motif, near the C-terminus.), producing the protein MQQRSAFSRLTFLILMLSAFLLAGCGASTKQRSSSVVQFLYPNESGHIETPAIPRLALPLRVGIAFVPDGRSRRSPLTEKEKMALMQKVSSHFKQYDFVKSIDLIPSAYLQKNGSFSNLDQIRTMYGIDVIALISYDQTQFTDEGLASITYWTLIGAYVIPGEKNDTHTMVDTSVYDIASRKMLFRAPGISHIKSHATPVNLSEQLRKDSITGFKQASEELVGNLKIQLELFKDKVKESPGDYQIVHRPGYTGGGNLDLAYLLLLALAVGSGLWRRKSKQS; encoded by the coding sequence ATGCAACAACGTTCAGCTTTTTCTCGCCTAACCTTTCTCATCCTTATGCTGAGCGCCTTTCTGCTGGCCGGGTGCGGGGCATCAACCAAGCAACGCAGCAGCAGTGTGGTGCAGTTTCTCTATCCTAACGAAAGCGGTCATATTGAAACACCCGCTATCCCCAGGCTGGCCCTCCCCCTCCGGGTCGGTATCGCCTTTGTACCGGACGGGAGAAGCAGAAGGTCTCCTTTGACTGAAAAGGAAAAAATGGCACTGATGCAAAAGGTCAGCTCCCATTTCAAGCAGTATGATTTTGTCAAATCCATCGATTTGATTCCTTCAGCTTATCTCCAGAAAAACGGCAGCTTTTCCAATCTTGACCAGATCCGCACTATGTACGGAATTGATGTCATCGCACTGATCTCCTATGATCAAACCCAGTTCACCGATGAAGGTCTGGCTTCTATCACCTACTGGACTCTGATCGGTGCCTATGTAATCCCTGGGGAAAAGAACGACACCCATACGATGGTTGATACATCGGTTTATGATATTGCGAGCCGAAAAATGCTGTTCAGAGCGCCTGGTATAAGTCATATCAAGAGCCATGCAACGCCGGTCAACCTTTCCGAGCAGCTCCGGAAAGACAGCATAACCGGATTTAAGCAGGCCAGTGAGGAATTGGTGGGAAATCTGAAAATCCAGCTGGAATTATTCAAAGACAAGGTCAAAGAATCACCTGGTGATTATCAAATAGTCCATCGGCCCGGCTATACCGGTGGTGGGAATCTTGATCTTGCCTATCTTCTTTTGCTCGCTCTTGCCGTGGGATCCGGGTTGTGGCGAAGAAAGAGCAAGCAATCCTGA
- the rrtA gene encoding rhombosortase, whose amino-acid sequence MAKKEQAILNNILNDNKESAPGVFLPVLTLVFLVLSFLGSVSPQLRALWILDRNALGQGEFWRIFSCHLVHFSPTHLFYNLLVFACAGWLVEKQNRLLFLLFYMLTAGAVSATLLWRYPNMGYYGGLSGVTCGFLLYSAFLLREHSGPWQRAGWLLLIALPLKVGLEFWHQGSILPYPDKQDFITMPLSHLAGMAAAIACFAVSWFRSLPVKVCRSLGRVR is encoded by the coding sequence GTGGCGAAGAAAGAGCAAGCAATCCTGAATAATATCCTGAACGACAATAAGGAGTCAGCGCCGGGCGTTTTCCTACCGGTGCTGACCCTTGTTTTTCTTGTTCTTTCTTTTTTGGGATCCGTTAGCCCTCAGCTCCGTGCTCTCTGGATTCTCGACCGCAATGCCCTTGGTCAAGGTGAGTTCTGGCGCATCTTCAGCTGCCACCTTGTTCATTTCAGTCCCACCCACCTGTTCTATAATCTCTTGGTCTTTGCCTGTGCAGGATGGCTGGTAGAGAAACAAAATCGACTCCTCTTTCTCTTGTTTTATATGCTGACAGCTGGGGCCGTTAGTGCAACCTTATTATGGCGCTATCCCAACATGGGGTATTATGGTGGGCTTTCGGGAGTAACTTGCGGGTTTCTTCTGTATAGCGCTTTTTTACTGAGAGAACATTCTGGTCCTTGGCAGAGGGCTGGCTGGCTTCTGCTCATCGCTCTTCCGCTCAAGGTGGGCCTAGAATTCTGGCACCAGGGAAGTATCCTCCCGTATCCTGATAAACAGGATTTTATCACCATGCCGTTGAGCCATCTCGCAGGCATGGCGGCAGCCATAGCCTGCTTTGCTGTTTCGTGGTTCCGTTCTTTGCCGGTCAAGGTATGTCGTTCATTGGGAAGGGTTCGATAG
- a CDS encoding CHAD domain-containing protein, which translates to MKPLAQLSRQVPDSSALQELVHALGKKYTVQDTPSQAYTLNFYDSYDWRLYSAGYLCFERGGRLHLSDLTDQELVPSLAISGKNPGFCQHLPESALQKKIAPVMEMRTLLSQSSFTQTTRKLRVLNKDKKTVAILVQVELSVGEEQTACSVQLHEVRGYEKWFQRLEQDLEKFGQPQACTREQDLKTALAAKGRVPQDYSSKFNVILQPDMDALTAAQTIYRDLLETMLKNEQGILDDLDSEFLHDFRVAIRRTRSGLSMIKNVLEPEIRTRFQKDFRYLGQITGPVRDLDVYLLMEEDYKARLPEHLQKGLRYFFDDLAKQRKKEQKDLVQALQGPQYKGIIKDWKKYLQKTKKSGAKKATRPIGKMANSIIFKRFTKVLRDGQAVDADSPDENLHRLRIQGKKLRYSLEFFSSLYPAKEMKTLIKQLKNLQNNLGLFNDLSVQQDMLNDYLGGLQPGSSKAKKMGAAIGGLLTNLYHEQQQVRSEFEETFRRFSSKENISLYETLFESEQ; encoded by the coding sequence ATGAAACCTCTTGCACAGCTTTCCAGGCAAGTCCCTGACTCCTCTGCTCTTCAGGAGCTGGTACATGCTCTTGGGAAAAAATATACTGTCCAGGATACTCCTTCCCAAGCCTACACCCTGAATTTTTACGATAGCTATGACTGGCGCTTGTACAGCGCTGGATACCTTTGCTTTGAGAGAGGTGGAAGACTTCACCTGAGCGATTTGACAGACCAGGAACTGGTCCCGTCCTTAGCAATCTCCGGGAAAAATCCTGGATTCTGCCAACATCTCCCCGAATCTGCCCTGCAAAAAAAAATCGCCCCAGTGATGGAGATGCGAACGCTGCTGTCACAAAGCAGCTTTACCCAAACAACGCGCAAGCTTCGGGTACTCAATAAAGACAAAAAGACCGTTGCCATCCTTGTTCAGGTAGAGCTCAGTGTAGGAGAAGAACAAACGGCCTGCTCCGTGCAGTTACACGAGGTTCGTGGCTATGAGAAATGGTTCCAACGGCTGGAACAGGACCTGGAAAAATTCGGTCAGCCCCAGGCCTGCACCAGGGAGCAGGACCTCAAAACCGCCCTGGCAGCCAAAGGACGTGTACCCCAGGATTACAGCTCAAAATTTAACGTGATTTTGCAGCCGGATATGGATGCCCTGACAGCGGCTCAAACCATTTACCGTGATCTTCTGGAAACCATGCTGAAAAATGAGCAGGGGATTCTTGATGATCTGGACAGTGAGTTCCTCCACGATTTCCGGGTGGCCATCCGCCGAACCCGTTCCGGGTTGTCCATGATCAAAAATGTCCTGGAACCAGAGATCAGGACTCGTTTTCAAAAGGATTTTCGTTATCTGGGCCAGATCACCGGGCCAGTCCGTGACTTGGATGTCTACCTGCTCATGGAAGAGGATTATAAGGCCAGGTTGCCGGAGCACCTGCAAAAGGGTCTGCGCTACTTTTTTGATGATCTGGCTAAACAGCGAAAAAAGGAGCAAAAGGACTTGGTCCAGGCTCTGCAAGGTCCGCAATACAAAGGCATCATCAAGGACTGGAAGAAATATCTTCAGAAAACAAAGAAAAGCGGAGCAAAAAAGGCAACAAGGCCCATTGGCAAGATGGCCAACAGTATTATTTTCAAACGTTTTACTAAGGTCCTGCGTGATGGTCAGGCCGTTGACGCAGATTCACCGGATGAAAATCTGCACCGTCTCCGCATTCAGGGCAAAAAACTCCGCTACAGCCTGGAGTTCTTCAGTTCTCTCTATCCTGCCAAGGAAATGAAAACCCTGATCAAGCAGCTCAAAAATCTCCAAAATAATCTCGGCTTGTTCAACGATCTCTCTGTTCAGCAGGACATGCTTAATGATTACCTCGGAGGCCTTCAGCCCGGTTCCAGCAAGGCCAAGAAGATGGGGGCAGCCATTGGCGGCCTGCTCACCAACCTCTATCACGAGCAACAACAGGTCCGGAGCGAATTCGAGGAAACCTTTCGTCGCTTTTCCTCAAAAGAGAATATTTCCTTATATGAAACCTTATTTGAATCGGAGCAGTAA
- a CDS encoding AAA family ATPase, whose protein sequence is MAIIAVYNIKGGVGKTATSVNLSYMSAHTGKNTLLCDLDPQGSSSYYFRVKAKKKFSAEHFLQGGSRVELSIRGTDYPGLDILPADFSYRNLDITLDHMKKSKKRLKQVLAPLAEEYQHIFLDCPPNITLLSENIFYAADIVLIPFIPTTLSMLSFTKLLDFFKESGIDRSKLHVVFSMVELKKKIHRDIMRSFEERKRILKTFVPYVTDIEKMGLYRQPVPAYLPNSKAGRTYAELWQELEEKLLANS, encoded by the coding sequence ATGGCAATCATTGCTGTTTATAATATTAAAGGTGGTGTCGGCAAGACAGCCACCTCGGTTAACCTCTCTTACATGTCTGCCCATACCGGCAAGAACACCCTGCTCTGTGACCTTGACCCCCAAGGCTCATCCAGCTATTATTTCCGGGTGAAAGCGAAGAAAAAGTTCTCAGCCGAGCATTTTCTCCAGGGAGGGAGCCGGGTTGAGCTGAGCATTCGGGGCACAGACTACCCAGGTCTGGATATCCTGCCAGCGGATTTTTCCTATCGCAATCTGGACATCACCTTGGATCATATGAAAAAATCGAAAAAACGCCTTAAGCAAGTTCTGGCCCCTCTTGCAGAGGAGTATCAGCATATCTTTCTCGACTGCCCGCCCAATATCACCCTGCTGTCGGAAAATATCTTCTATGCTGCGGACATAGTCCTGATTCCCTTTATCCCGACCACCCTCTCCATGCTGTCCTTTACCAAGCTCCTGGACTTCTTTAAGGAAAGCGGGATTGACCGAAGCAAACTCCATGTTGTTTTCTCTATGGTGGAGCTGAAAAAGAAAATTCACCGGGATATAATGCGCAGCTTTGAAGAGAGAAAACGCATCCTGAAAACCTTTGTCCCCTATGTAACGGACATCGAAAAAATGGGGCTTTATCGCCAGCCGGTTCCAGCCTATTTGCCTAATTCCAAGGCCGGGCGCACCTATGCCGAGCTTTGGCAGGAGCTTGAGGAAAAACTGCTCGCAAACTCATAA
- a CDS encoding diguanylate cyclase, whose product MLQWFPFTIQNGLRVQDIVTRWGGEEFLVFLSDTSLGEAQQIAERPVR is encoded by the coding sequence GTGTTGCAGTGGTTTCCCTTCACTATCCAGAATGGACTGCGGGTGCAGGATATCGTTACCCGATGGGGCGGGGAGGAATTTCTTGTGTTTCTGTCAGATACCTCTCTTGGGGAAGCTCAGCAAATAGCAGAGCGTCCAGTGAGGTAG
- a CDS encoding endonuclease/exonuclease/phosphatase family protein — MSFTLATFNTFWLFDNEEPLKRWGERLPEGGLEEKIRITAEAILSIGPNGPDIIALQEVEGPVTLDPLLEKLQEQDSAYRYFWCSDTLDPFTGQNVAVISKHPISIKPVTRLDQTTLKYVDHREREKIGSLGKFLRVDLEVDDDIFTLFVVHLKSRRGGTENTRLLREVQGMIVRRLMRPRIEQGSPSSPCFVGVVGDFNDEPKTLPLDIIQGKRDTSYNLESATQGLPEEEKWTYIHNDVKQQLDHILLNKFSHERIIDAGFTRIDRTVSDHDAVWVTIDLKKQVTR; from the coding sequence ATGTCTTTTACCTTAGCAACATTTAATACCTTCTGGTTGTTTGATAATGAGGAACCACTGAAAAGATGGGGCGAAAGACTGCCCGAAGGTGGTTTAGAAGAAAAAATCAGAATTACGGCTGAAGCTATTCTATCAATTGGCCCGAATGGACCAGATATCATTGCATTGCAGGAAGTTGAAGGCCCCGTCACATTGGATCCTTTGCTTGAAAAGCTCCAGGAACAGGATTCTGCCTACCGATATTTCTGGTGCAGCGATACCCTGGATCCCTTTACCGGGCAAAATGTCGCTGTTATCTCAAAACATCCAATTTCGATCAAACCAGTGACTCGGCTTGATCAGACCACGCTCAAGTATGTGGATCACAGGGAAAGGGAAAAGATAGGAAGTTTGGGGAAATTTCTACGGGTTGACCTTGAGGTCGATGATGATATTTTCACTTTATTTGTGGTCCACCTCAAATCTCGCCGTGGAGGAACTGAGAATACCAGACTGTTACGAGAAGTCCAGGGCATGATTGTACGCCGATTAATGCGGCCTCGCATTGAGCAAGGCAGCCCGTCTTCTCCCTGTTTTGTTGGAGTCGTGGGCGATTTTAACGATGAACCAAAGACTTTACCCTTAGATATCATTCAAGGAAAGAGAGATACCAGCTATAACCTTGAATCTGCTACTCAAGGCTTACCGGAAGAAGAAAAATGGACCTATATCCATAATGACGTTAAGCAGCAGCTTGATCATATTCTTCTGAACAAATTTTCTCATGAACGCATAATTGATGCGGGCTTCACCCGTATTGACAGGACCGTATCTGATCACGATGCCGTATGGGTCACCATTGATCTGAAAAAACAGGTCACAAGGTAA
- a CDS encoding ISNCY family transposase, translating to MKDAALGAFSMFFNQSPSFLSHQRAMQQAHGHNNAQSLFGITQIMSDNQTRNLLDTLTSDNFYPIFSETFDRLESAGHLDRYRVLDEYLLVPIDGTEFFRSSKIHCENCSVARNSNGTVSYSHKVLTPVVAAPDNNKVIALEPEFVTPQDGSAKQDCELNAAKRWIERNSSLSARKVIILGDDLFSRGPFCNLLSAHSFRFILICKPSSHTTLYQYVAELEKKDGITVSSQRKWNGKFHELHTYRYANDLPLKQGDDAPSVNWVELTVINTKTQEVLYKNTFITDFKIDRTNVQSIVQAGRTRWKVENENNNILKTKGYHLEHNFGHGNKFLSNTLLTLNLVAFLAHTFLELVDTKYKAVRSVLSVRKTFFNDLKALTRYLFFNSWSQLIDFMFKQLEIKNLST from the coding sequence ATGAAGGATGCGGCGTTAGGTGCGTTTTCCATGTTTTTCAACCAATCCCCATCATTCTTATCTCATCAGCGGGCAATGCAGCAGGCTCACGGGCATAATAATGCTCAAAGTTTGTTCGGAATAACACAGATCATGTCGGACAATCAGACCCGCAATCTTCTTGACACCCTTACTTCTGATAATTTTTATCCAATTTTTTCAGAAACTTTTGATCGGCTTGAAAGTGCTGGACACTTGGATCGTTATAGAGTGCTGGATGAATATTTGTTGGTTCCGATAGATGGTACAGAATTTTTTCGTTCCTCCAAAATACATTGTGAAAACTGTTCCGTTGCTCGTAACTCCAACGGAACGGTAAGTTATTCCCATAAGGTTCTTACCCCGGTGGTAGCTGCACCGGACAACAACAAGGTCATCGCTCTGGAACCAGAATTCGTCACCCCTCAGGATGGTTCAGCAAAACAGGATTGCGAGTTGAATGCTGCTAAGCGCTGGATTGAACGGAACTCTTCTTTATCGGCTCGAAAAGTTATCATCCTGGGAGACGATTTGTTTTCCAGAGGGCCGTTTTGCAACTTATTATCGGCACACAGTTTTCGTTTTATCCTGATTTGCAAACCCTCCTCACATACGACCCTTTATCAGTATGTTGCCGAACTTGAAAAGAAAGATGGTATTACAGTAAGTTCTCAAAGAAAATGGAACGGAAAATTTCACGAGCTTCATACTTATCGTTATGCTAATGACTTACCCCTCAAGCAGGGGGATGACGCTCCTTCTGTCAATTGGGTTGAGTTGACCGTCATTAACACCAAAACACAAGAGGTTCTGTATAAAAATACTTTTATCACTGATTTTAAAATAGACAGAACCAATGTTCAATCTATAGTACAAGCCGGAAGAACTCGATGGAAGGTGGAAAATGAAAATAATAATATCCTGAAAACAAAAGGCTACCATTTAGAGCATAATTTCGGGCATGGCAATAAATTTCTCTCGAACACCTTACTGACTCTCAATCTGGTCGCATTTTTAGCTCACACATTCCTGGAGCTTGTTGATACAAAATACAAAGCCGTCAGATCGGTCTTGTCTGTCCGAAAGACCTTTTTTAATGACCTGAAAGCATTAACCAGATATTTATTTTTTAACAGTTGGTCTCAGCTGATAGACTTTATGTTTAAACAGCTTGAAATTAAAAATCTATCGACCTGA
- a CDS encoding YaiI/YqxD family protein, whose product MKIWVDADACPVVIKEVLYKAAERTQIQLILVANSSFRIPRSPLIHFIQVGKGLDIADNEIAQKVEPYDLVITADIPLAARVVEKGGLALNPRGEVYTEANIRERLSTRDFLDQLRSSGIETGGPAAFNARDKQAFANKLDQILTKYKNK is encoded by the coding sequence ATGAAAATATGGGTGGATGCCGACGCATGCCCTGTTGTCATTAAAGAAGTTTTGTACAAGGCAGCAGAAAGAACACAAATCCAACTGATCCTCGTGGCGAACAGCTCTTTTCGGATACCTCGCTCCCCGTTGATTCACTTCATCCAGGTTGGCAAAGGCTTAGATATCGCAGACAATGAAATAGCTCAAAAAGTTGAGCCATATGATCTTGTGATTACAGCTGATATCCCTTTAGCGGCCCGAGTAGTGGAAAAAGGAGGCCTTGCCCTCAATCCCAGGGGGGAAGTTTATACAGAAGCGAATATACGGGAAAGGCTCAGCACCCGTGATTTCTTAGACCAATTACGATCCAGTGGTATAGAAACCGGTGGTCCGGCGGCATTCAATGCACGCGACAAGCAGGCCTTTGCAAACAAGTTGGACCAAATCTTAACCAAATACAAAAACAAATAA